Below is a window of Shewanella khirikhana DNA.
CGCCGCCAGCTCCATGGGTAAAGATGCGCTGCCGCGGGTTGCCGTGCTGCTCGATGTGGCCCAGCTCTCTGAAGTGGTAGCCGTAGTCGATGCCAACACCTTTGTGCGCCCCGTTTATGCGGGTAACGCGCTGGCAACGGTTGAGAGCCTGGATGACAAGAAGGTAATGACAGTGCGTCCAAGCGCCTTCGACGCCGCCGGCAACGGTGGCAGCGCCGCCATTGAAGCCCTGGATAAGGTGTTTACCGCCAAGAGCGCCTTTGTGTCCCAGGAGCTGACTGTCTCCGAGCGCCCTGAGCTTGGCAGTGCCGGCATTATCGTCTCCGGTGGCCGCGGTATGGGCAGCGGCGAAAACTTTGCTCTGCTTGAAAAACTGGCCGATAAACTCGGCGCCGCCGTGGGTGCTTCCCGCGCTGCGGTTGATGCAGGCTTTGTGCCCAACGATCTGCAGGTTGGTCAAACCGGTAAGATTGTGGCGCCGCAGCTGTACATTGCCGTGGGTATCTCCGGTGCCATCCAGCATCTGGCGGGCATGAAGGACTCCAAGGTGATTGTTGCCATCAACAAAGATCCTGAAGCGCCTATCTTCCAGGTGGCGGATTATGCCCTGGAAGCGGATCTGTTTGAGGCCGTGCCCAAGCTGATAGACTTGCTTTAATTTGTGATCTTGGTCACGATATGCGGCCTGGGGGTAGCTTCCCCCGGGCCGCTTGTGTTTTTATGTGCCGCACGCCTGCACACAGGCGTCCTGAGTAGAGGTGCGCCAAGCATCAGTAACAGTCAACAGGGTGATGCCGTTGACGGGCTGTGAAAGGGCATTGGCGCCGAAGTGGATGTGTGTATCACCGCCTTCCGCTGGGGTCGTTATCGAAAGAAACGGCACTGCCATAGTATTTTCTGTCGGGATGACAGAGGTTGTATTTACTATGGAGCGCTACTGATAGGACAGGTGTTCTTGGGTATCTTTGCCGTTTCCCCACCAGTTCAGTCGCCCTCCATTCGTTTTTTACGAAGATATTTCAATGACATTGATAAGTTACGCCGACTCGGCATTGTCCCTTTTGCCGCCGATTGTGGCTATCGTCCTGGCGGTATTGACCCGCAAGGTACTCTTGTCCCTTGGCTTGGGTATTCTGGTTGGCGCGCTGCTGCTGAATAATTTTGCTCCCCTTGCCAGCGCTGAATTTTTGGCTCACCGGGTTACCAATCTGGTGTGGAGCGATGGTGCGCTAAATAGCTGGAATCTGTATATCCTCGGCTTTTTGGTGCTGCTGGGGATGATCACTGCGCTCATTACCGTCTCCGGCGCCGCCCGCGCCTTTGCCGACTGGGCCAGACAACACATCCGCTGTAAGCGTGACGCCAAGCTGCTGACCATGTTTTTGGGCTGTGTGGTCTTTATCGACGACTACTTCAACAGTCTGGTGGTGGGCTCCATTTCCCGCCCCTTAACCGACCGTTATTATATTTCCCGTGCCAAGCTTGCCTATCTGCTGGACTCCACCGCCGCGCCCGTATGCGTGATTTCACCTGTTTCCAGCTGGGGCGCCTACATCATTGCGCTGATTGGCGGCATCCTCGCCACCCATGGCATGAGTGAGGCGGGGCATCTGTCGGTGTTTATCCAGATGATCCCGATGAACTTCTACGCCATCTTCGCACTCTTGTTGCTGCTGTGTGTGGCCTTTATGGGGCTGGATGTGGGCCCGATGAAGGCCCATGAGCAAAACGCCATGCGCGGTAATTTGTACGATGAAGCCAAGGGCACACCGCCGGGCGCCAGTGCCGACCTGCCGGAGGCCGATAGCGGCCGTATCGCGGGTTTGTTCGTGCCCATTGGCACCCTGGTATTTGCCACCCTGTTCTTTATGATCCAAAGCGGCGCCTCGGCGCTTGCTGACGAAAAGCTGCCGTTTTCGCTGATTGGCGCCTTTGAGAAAACTGATGTGGGCGGTTCGCTGTTCTTCGGTGCGCTGGTGGGCCTGGGGGTAACTCTGGTGCAGGCCATGATGCAAAAGGTTGAGAGCAAGCTGATTATCACGGCACTGACCCAGGGCGCCCGCTCCATGGTGCCTGCCATCTATATCCTGCTGTTTGCCTGGACCATTGCCGGTATTATCGGCGAGCTGGAAACCGGCAAGTTTATGGCGAGTCTTGCCAGCGGCAATATTCCCTTTGCGCTGCTGCCAGCGGTGATGTTTATCCTCGCCGGGCTTACCGCCTTTGCCACAGGCACCAGCTGGGGCACCTTCGGCATTATGTTGCCGATTGCCGCCGACATGGCCATGGGCAGCCACACTGCCATGATGTTGCCGATGCTCGCTGCTGTGCTGGCAGGTGCCGTATTCGGTGACCACTGCTCGCCCATTTCTGATACCACCATTTTGTCGTCCACCGGCGCCAGCTGCCACCATATCGACCATGTGGTGACTCAGCTGCCCTATGCGCTGATTGTGGCGGCCATCAGCTTGGTGGGCTATACGGTGATGGGCTTTACCGAGTCGGTGTGGGCTGGATTTGGCACCACTTCAGTCCTCTTTGTGCTGGCGGTGATAGGTCTTAAAATCAAGGCCGGGAAGGGCTGAGCCTCGCTGAGTTTACAAGACGTTTAACAATAGAAAAGCCGCTCAATTGAGCGGCTTTTTTGTGGCTGAGCTTTTGCTTACCAAAGCGCGGCCTATATCAGGCCGCTGCTTATTTCAGGTTGCTTATTTGAGGCCACGGCTTACTTCAGGCCACGGCGCTCCAGCAGACCGTCGGTGGTCGGTTCCTGACCACGGAAGTTGATGTAGGCTTCCATCGGCGGCACGCTGTTGCCCACTTCACGGATGGCCTTGCGGTACTTCATACCAATTTCACGGTTCAGGCCGCCCTGGGTTTGCACGTAGGCATAGGCGTCGGCAGCCAGAATTTCAGACCACATGTAGGCGTAGTAACTGGCGCTGTAGCCGCCCGGGAAGGCGTGGGCGAAGTAGGTTGAGCGGTAACGTGGCGGCACGGCTTCAATGTCCACACCGTGCTTCTTGAGCGCTGCGGCTTCAAAGCTGGCAACATCTTTGAGGCTGTCACCGGCTTTCAGTGAGTGCCATTCCAAATCCACCAGGGCCGCGGCCATGTACTCCAGGGTGTCGAAGCCCTGGTTGAAGCTGCGGGACTTGAGTAGTTTGTCCAGCAATGGCTTGGGCAGTGGCTCACCGCTCTGGTAGTGACGGGCGTAGTTGGCCAGTACCTTGGGATGGGCAGCCCAGTCTTCTTCGAAGGTGGAGGGGAACTCAACGAAGTCGCGGGAAACCTTGGTGCCCGCCAGCGTTGGGTATTTCACCTTGGACAACATGCCGTGGGTGCCGTGACCCATTTCGTGGAACATGGTGGTCACTTCATCGTAGCTGACAAAGGTCGGCTCGCCGTCTGGTGCCTTCTTGATGTTCATCACGTTCACCACCACTGGCTTGTTACCCAGCAGGCCGGATTGGTCCACGAAGGAGCTCTTCCAGGCGCCGCCACGTTTGCCGTCGCGGGCAAAGTAGTCGGCGTAGAAGATGGCCAGGCTGGTGCCGTCTTCATCAAACATTTCATAGGCCTTCACGTCCGGGTGGTACACCGGCAGATCGGGGCGCGGCGTCATGGTCAGGCCATACAGTTCCTTGATGGTGTAGAACACGCCATCTTCCAGCACACGGTTGAATTCGAAGTAAGGCTTGAGGCTCTCTTCATCCAGAGAGTACTTTTCCTGACGCACCTTTTCGGCGTAGAAGGCCCAGTCCCATGGCTTGAGCTCGAAATTGCCACCGGTTTTATCAATCATCGCCTGAATGTCGGCGGCTTCTTTGCGGGTGTTGGCCACGACTTTTGGCACCATGGTACCAAAGAGCTCATATACGGCTTCAGGGCTGCCGGCCATTTGCGGCGCCAGACGGTAGCTGGCCCAGTTGTCAAAGCCCAGCAGGGCAGCGCGCTCGGCGCGAAGCTGTGCCAGACGGGCAACCAGAGAGGCTGTTTCGTTCTCGCCTCCAAGGCCACGGTTGGCAGAGGCTTCGAATACCCGCTTACGCAGCTCGCGGTTTTCAAGCTGTGCCAGCACTGGCTGACGGGTGGTGTTGGTGATAGACAGCAGGAATTTGCCGTCATGGCCTGCGGCCTTGGCATCGGCGGCAGCCATACGAATAGCGCTGTCAGACAGACCGGCCAGCTCGGCTTCGCTGTCAACAACCACGGCGATTTCCTTGGTCAGGCGACGCAGGCGCTGCTGGAATTCGTCGGTCAGCTTGGAGTGCTCTTCGTTCAGGGCACGGATTTGGGTCTTCTGCGCTTCGGTAAGCTTGGCGCCGGCCATCACAAAGCGCTGATGGTAAACCTCAATCAGGCGCACTTCTTCTTTGGTCAGCCCAAGATCATTGCGCTGGTTGTACAGGCTTTCGATGCGGGCAAACAGAGTCGGGTTCAGGTTGATGTCGTCAGAGTGAGCCGACATTAAGGGCGCCATCTTGGCCTGCAGTGCACGCAGGGTAGGGTTGGAGTCGGTGCCCGCCAGGTTATAGAACACCTTGGAAGTGCGGGTCAGCAGGGCGCCACTTTTTTCCATGGCTACCAGGGTGTTTTCAAAGCTGGCGGGCTCAGGATTGTTGGCAATGGCCAGGATCTCTGCCTTGTGCTCGGCAATGCCCTGGAGCAGTGCTGGTTCGAAATGGCTGTCCTTGATGGCGGCAAAATCGGGCGCCTGATATTGCAATGCGCTTGGCGCGAAGAAGGGGTTGTCGGCACTGATACCTGCTACAGCAGTGGCTACATCGCCATTGTTTACGCCGCTCTCGGATGGACCAAGGGCGCAGCCGCCCAACAAGAGCGCGCCGCCTACGGCAAGGGCGATAAGGCTTTTATGCATGGTTTCTTCCTGCTTGTTGTTGTGATTGTGGTTTTTTGATGACTGGCTAGGCTAACGAGGCGGCCTTAAATAAGTCTGAATTGTTGTCGGAACTGGCACTGGGGCTGGGGCTGCGCTAAGATAGCCCGGCATTTTTATCAGGGGATCTTCGCGTTGGCTCAGCTCTATTTTTATTACTCGGCAATGAATGCCGGCAAATCCACCTCGCTGCTTCAGTCTTCTTACAACTACCGCGAACGGGGCATGAATACCCTGGTGCTGACCGCCGCCATCGACGATAGATATGGCGTGGGCAAGGTGGCCTCGCGTATCGGCATTAAGGCCGACGCCACCGTGTTTGGCAGTGAAGATAACCTGATGGATTTGATTGCCACTCACCACAGTCAGCAGCAACTGCACTGCGTGTTGGTGGACGAGAGCCAGTTTTTATCTAAAACCCAGGTGCGTCAGCTTACCGATGTGGTGGATAAGCTCGATATCCCTGTGCTCTGTTATGGCCTTCGCAGCGATTTTCGTGGTGAGCTTTTTATCGGCAGCCAGTATCTGCTGGCCTGGGCCGATAAGCTGGTGGAGCTGAAAACCATTTGTTTTTGTGGCCGTAAGGCCAATATGGTGGTGCGCCGGGATGGCGCAGGTAATCCGGTGCGTGACGGCGCCCAGGTGGCCATTGGTGGCAACGAGAGTTACGAGTCCATGTGCCGCAAACACTTCAGCGAACTGGTGTGGGACTGACACAGCCCCCAACAAAAAAGCGCCCGAGGGCGCTTTTTGCTTTTTAGGTAGCCATTATCAGGCGTGGGTTAAGTACCACTGCCAGTCCTGCTGGCCAACTTCTGCCATAAACTGCTGATACTCAGCGCGTTTTATTTTGGCGTATATCCGGTGGAAATCCTCACCCAGGACGGACTTCATCCACCCGGAGCGCTCAAAATTGCAGAGCGCCGACAACCAGTCGGTGGGCAGGGTCTGGTGCTCGCCCTGATAACCATTTCCGACAATGGCCTGACCCGGTGACAACTGATGGCGAATACCATGATGGCATGCCGCCAAAATTGCCGCTGCCGCCAGGTAAGGATTGGCGTCTGCGCCGCAGATGCGATGTTCCACATGGCGACTTGCCGCCGGGCCGCCGGGAACCCGGAAGGACACGGTGCGATTGTTCACGCCCCAGGTCTTGGCGATGGGGGCGTAGCTTGCACTTTGAAAGCGGCGAAAAGAGTTGGCATTGGGGCAAAACAGCAGCTGGGCATCTTCCAGGGTCGCCATCATACCGGCGATGGACTGAGTTAACAGCGGCGTACCCTCGGGCGATTCGCTGGCGAACAGGTTATTGCCATCGGCATCGGCCATGCTGACGTGCATATGCATGCCGTTGCCGGCAAGTTCGCCAAAGGGTTTGGCCATAAAGCAGGCCTGTAATCCATGTTTTGCGGCCACGCCCTTCACCAGTCGCTTGTAGCGCACCGCTTCGTCCATGGCCTTTAACACATCAAATCTGTGCTCGAGGGTAATTTCCACCTGACCCGGCGCATATTCAGAAATGGCGGTGCGGGCGGGAATGCCCTGCACCTCACAGGCGTGGTACAGGTCATCGAGAAAGGGCTGTAACTGCTCCAGCTCCAAAACGCCATACACCTGGGTTTGGCTGGGGCGATGACCATCGCGTTGCATCGCTGGCTGCGGGCGGCCGTTGGTATCGAATCTTTGATCCAGCAGGAAAAACTCCATCTCGGCTGCCATAACCGGGTAAAGACCATCGGCATTCAGCGCCTCAGTCACCCGGGAGAGTACCAGGCGCGGATCGGCCACTGCCGCAGGCATACCGGCTTGAGGGTGCATGGCAAGCTGAATTTGCGCTGTGGGTTGGGTGCGCCAGGGCTGCAACAACAGACTGCCTTCGAGGGGAAAAGCAGCACAGTCGGCATCGCCCACTTCCCACACCAGCCCGGTATCTTCCACATCATCCCCCTGGACGGTCAGCCCCAGAATGGTGCTTGGCAAGGGGCGGCCATGTTGATACATGGATAAGACTTCCTCCCGGTGCAGCAGTTTGCCGCGAGGGATGCCGTTGGGGTCAATGATAAAGACTTCAACGTGCTGAACCTGGGGATGTTTATCCAGAAAGTCTATCGCTTCCTGTGGTTTGGCAAAGGGCATAGCGGCCTCGGATTGACTGGAACCCAGCCGGGGATACCACAGAACTCCCACAAACTTGGATTGATATTGAACGTATTGTTTTATTTATTTGACAGTATTTCTTGCCTCTGTATCGAAAGTCAATGGGCAGCGATGGCGATAATTGCACCCTGTCGACCTGCCGGGCTTGGGGCGTCTGAGCTCTCATCAACAAGGCGGAATTGCTTTGAAAATCGGGTGTTTCCCGCAAATTAAGGTGTGTTTGTGTTATGCTGTATCGCCTCTGTAGCCATCTGTGCAGGGTCTGGCCATCATTTGCAGCTGTTTCTATCAGCGGCATCTTAGGCAGAGCTCTGCCATGGAGAAGGCGCGAATACGTCCTGTGCTGGTGTTGCCCATGTCGGTGGTGCCCATGCCAAGGGATAGATGCGGGGCTTTGCCTGCTGAAGTTGGCTGCCCTAAGCTGTCGCCACTGATATGCCAGAGCCGTGCGAGGACTTGTTCGCACCTTCCTTAGCCAAGGGACTGAATATGACATTCAAACGCAGTATTAATCCGCCGGTTTTCTTCGGCTCTCTCTTTCTTATCACCCTGTTGGTGGCGCTCGGCGCCATCTGGCCAGAGCAGGCACAGCAATGGTTTGGTGCCGTGCAACACTGGCTGGAACTCAAAGCGGGTTGGCTCTACGTAATGGGCGTGGCCATCTTCCTGGTTTTTATCGTTTTTGTGATGGTAAGTCGCTTCGGGGATATCAAACTTGGCCCCGATCATGCCGAGCCCGACTACAGCTACAAGAGCTGGATTGCCATGCTGTTTTCGGCAGGTATGGGCATAGGCCTGATGTTCTTTGGGGTGGCGGAGCCCGTGATGCACCTGATAGCACCGCCGGACGCCACGCCTGAGTCCATTGAGGCGGCCAAAGAAGCGATGAAAATCACCTTCTTCCACTGGGGAATTCATGCCTGGGCCATCTATGCGGTGGTGGCCCTGAGCCTTGCCTACTTTGCCTATAGGCACAAGTTGCCGCTGCTGCCTCGAAGTGCGCTTTACCCCTTGATTGGAGAGCGTATTTACGGCCCCATCGGCCATGCGGTGGACGCCTTTGCGGTGCTTGGCACCATGTTCGGGGTGGCCACGTCGCTGGGGTTTGGGGTGCTGCAGGTAAATGCCGGGCTTAACTTCCTCTTCGGTGATAGTGTGCCCATCGACACCCGCTTGCAGGTGGGGCTGATTGTGGTCATCACCCTGATTGCCACTGTCTCGGTGTTTTCCGGACTCGATAAAGGGGTTAAGCGGCTCAGCGAACTCAATCTGCTGTTGGCGGTGGTGCTGATGTTGGTAGTGCTGCTGGTGGGGCCGACGGTGGCGCTGCTGCAGGCCTTTGTGCAAAACACCGGCGCTTACTTCTCTGATATTGTTGGTAAAACATTTAACCTTTATGCCTATCAGCAGAAAAACGACTGGCTGGGCGGCTGGACCTTGCTGTACTGGGGCTGGTGGATTTCCTGGTCGCCTTTTGTGGGCACCTTTATTGCCCGGGTATCCCGTGGCCGCACCATTCGCGAGTTTCTGCTGGGGGTACTGTTCATGCCGAGCGGCTTTACTTTTTTGTGGATGACGGTGTTTGGCAACTCGGCCATCGACCAGATCCTGCATCAGGGCAACACTGTGCTGGCCGAGGCCGTTTCAAGTGATGTATCGGTGGCGCTGTTTGTGTTCTTCCAGCAATTACCGCTGACCTCCCTGCTGTCGGCGGTGGCTCTGTGTCTGGTGGTGACCTTCTTTGTCACTTCGTCCGATTCCGGCAGTTTGGTGATTGATAATCTCACTTCCGGCGGCGATATGTCGGCGCCTGTGTGGCAGCGGATTTTTTGGGCGCTGATGCAGGGCGTGGTTGCTTCTGTGCTGCTGCTTGCCGGTGGTTTGCAGGCGCTGCAAACGGCCGCCATTGCCAGTGCCATGCCGTTTTTGTTGGTGATGCTACTGATTTGTCTTGGGCTTTTTAAAGCACTGCAGGATGATTGGCTTAAGCTCTCCAGCGTGCAGCTGCACCACACCAGTGTGCAATACGCCAAAGCCAACGTGGACTGGCGCGAACGCTTGAAGGTACTGGTGGCGCAGCCCTCGGCCCATGATGCCAATGCCTTTTTGCGCGGACCGGCCAAAGAGGCGCTGGGGCAAGTGGCCGAAGCCCTGGTGGCTGAGGGCGTCAATGCCAGGGTAATGGAACTTGAAGACAGAGTGCGGCTGGTGATTGCCAGCGATGAGCATCCGGACTTCGTCTATGGCTTAAGGCTCAGGCAATACAGCAAGGTAGCCATGCCCGGCGCCGAAGAAGGCGAGGCTGGCGACGATGGTGAAGAGGTGTTCCACCGGGTGGAAGTGTTCCTTGAGCACGGTGGCCAGCACTATGATGTGCTTGGTTACACAGTTGAGCAATTGCAGGCCGACGCCGTGACCCAGTATGAAAAATACCTGCACTACCTGCACTTGTCGGTCAGTGAATCGGTGAGCGAAGACAGCTGATTGCGCCCCGTGCCGCTGCGCGTTATGCTGCGGCCATTATCTCAAGTGTGTGCGTGATTGGCCGTGAAGCGGCCGTTTTGGACCTGATATGACCCAGAGTAAACTCGATAAGGTATTGGCCGCAGAGCGCGAGTACCGTGAAAAACGTGAAGGTGGTTACCGGGAGCGGGCGCTTAAGCTCTACCCCTGGGTGTGTGGCCGCTGTGCCAGGGAATTTACCCATAAGAATCTGTCTGAACTGACGGTGCATCACAGGGACCACAACCACGACAATAACCCGTCGGATGGTTCCAACTGGGAACTCTTATGCCTGTACTGCCACGACAATGAGCACTCACGCTTTGAAGAGCTTATTCGTTACGGCAGCACCCAGGAGGCCAAACAGGAGTCGGCGACCTACAATCCGTTTGCCGATCTCAAAGCCCTGATGGGTAACAAAAAATAGCCAGCCTGGCTGGTTGGAAAAGGCGCTTGACGGCGCCTTTTTTATTGTATGGCATCTGTATAAATTGTCTGCAAAATCTGATTGGTTTGTGTTCGCCATCCCCCTATACTCGGGCTGGATCATAACAATAATCAAGATGGGAACATTGCAATGACAACAGGGAATCTGCCGGTCTCCAAGACCCGTTCTTTTATGACTGTGTCGCTGATTGAGCTGTGGGAGCGCTTTGGCTTCTACGGTATGCAGGCACTGATTGTGTACTTTATGGTGCAGCGCCTCGGGTTTGAGGACAGCCGGGCCAATCTGGTCTGGAGTGCCTGTGCCGCGCTGATTTATGTCTCGCCCGCCATTGGGGGGTGGGTCGGTGACAAGGTGCTGGGCACCAAGCGCACCATGCTATTGGGCGCCGGGGTGCTGACCCTGGGCTATGCCCTGATGGCGGTGCCCACCGACAACACCTGGTTTTTGTTTTCGGCCCTCGGGGTTATCGTCGTCGGTAACGGCCTGTTCAAACCCAATGCCGGTAACCTGGTGCGCAAGATTTATGAAGGCGATGACTCCAAAATCGACAGCGCCTTTACCATCTACTACATGGCTGTGAATGTGGGTTCCACCTTCTCGATGCTGCTCACGCCCTGGATTAAGGATTATGTTAACGCCAACTATGGCGATGGCTTCGGTTGGCACGCGGCCTTTGCCGTGTGTTTTGTGGGCCTGATTGTCGGTATCGCCAACTATATGGTGATGCGCCACACCCTCGATGAATACGGCTCAGAGCCGGATCAGCTGCCGGTGGACAAGCGCAAGCTGATGGCGGTGCTCGGCTGCTCGCTGCTGGCGGTGGTGGCATCGGCCATTATCCTCGAATTTGAAGACGTGGCGCGGGTGTTCGTGTATGGCGCCGGTGTGGTGGTGCTGGGGATATTTGTTCACCTTATCCGTACCAGTGAAGAGAGTGAGCGCGCAGGGCTGATTGCGGCGCTGGTGCTTACCCTGCAAACGGTGTTTTTCTTTATCTTCTATCAGCAGATGTCGACCTCGCTGGCGCTCTTTGCTCTGCGCAACGTGGATTGGGACTTTGTGGTGGCTGGCACCCATTTGTGGACCTGGTCACCCGCCCAGTTCCAGGCCCTTAATCCTATCTGGATCATGGTGCTGAGCCCAATCCTTGCCTGGGTGTATGCCTGGGGCGGAAAAAATAACAAAGACAT
It encodes the following:
- a CDS encoding Na+/H+ antiporter NhaC family protein, with translation MTLISYADSALSLLPPIVAIVLAVLTRKVLLSLGLGILVGALLLNNFAPLASAEFLAHRVTNLVWSDGALNSWNLYILGFLVLLGMITALITVSGAARAFADWARQHIRCKRDAKLLTMFLGCVVFIDDYFNSLVVGSISRPLTDRYYISRAKLAYLLDSTAAPVCVISPVSSWGAYIIALIGGILATHGMSEAGHLSVFIQMIPMNFYAIFALLLLLCVAFMGLDVGPMKAHEQNAMRGNLYDEAKGTPPGASADLPEADSGRIAGLFVPIGTLVFATLFFMIQSGASALADEKLPFSLIGAFEKTDVGGSLFFGALVGLGVTLVQAMMQKVESKLIITALTQGARSMVPAIYILLFAWTIAGIIGELETGKFMASLASGNIPFALLPAVMFILAGLTAFATGTSWGTFGIMLPIAADMAMGSHTAMMLPMLAAVLAGAVFGDHCSPISDTTILSSTGASCHHIDHVVTQLPYALIVAAISLVGYTVMGFTESVWAGFGTTSVLFVLAVIGLKIKAGKG
- a CDS encoding BCCT family transporter, coding for MTFKRSINPPVFFGSLFLITLLVALGAIWPEQAQQWFGAVQHWLELKAGWLYVMGVAIFLVFIVFVMVSRFGDIKLGPDHAEPDYSYKSWIAMLFSAGMGIGLMFFGVAEPVMHLIAPPDATPESIEAAKEAMKITFFHWGIHAWAIYAVVALSLAYFAYRHKLPLLPRSALYPLIGERIYGPIGHAVDAFAVLGTMFGVATSLGFGVLQVNAGLNFLFGDSVPIDTRLQVGLIVVITLIATVSVFSGLDKGVKRLSELNLLLAVVLMLVVLLVGPTVALLQAFVQNTGAYFSDIVGKTFNLYAYQQKNDWLGGWTLLYWGWWISWSPFVGTFIARVSRGRTIREFLLGVLFMPSGFTFLWMTVFGNSAIDQILHQGNTVLAEAVSSDVSVALFVFFQQLPLTSLLSAVALCLVVTFFVTSSDSGSLVIDNLTSGGDMSAPVWQRIFWALMQGVVASVLLLAGGLQALQTAAIASAMPFLLVMLLICLGLFKALQDDWLKLSSVQLHHTSVQYAKANVDWRERLKVLVAQPSAHDANAFLRGPAKEALGQVAEALVAEGVNARVMELEDRVRLVIASDEHPDFVYGLRLRQYSKVAMPGAEEGEAGDDGEEVFHRVEVFLEHGGQHYDVLGYTVEQLQADAVTQYEKYLHYLHLSVSESVSEDS
- a CDS encoding M3 family metallopeptidase, which encodes MHKSLIALAVGGALLLGGCALGPSESGVNNGDVATAVAGISADNPFFAPSALQYQAPDFAAIKDSHFEPALLQGIAEHKAEILAIANNPEPASFENTLVAMEKSGALLTRTSKVFYNLAGTDSNPTLRALQAKMAPLMSAHSDDINLNPTLFARIESLYNQRNDLGLTKEEVRLIEVYHQRFVMAGAKLTEAQKTQIRALNEEHSKLTDEFQQRLRRLTKEIAVVVDSEAELAGLSDSAIRMAAADAKAAGHDGKFLLSITNTTRQPVLAQLENRELRKRVFEASANRGLGGENETASLVARLAQLRAERAALLGFDNWASYRLAPQMAGSPEAVYELFGTMVPKVVANTRKEAADIQAMIDKTGGNFELKPWDWAFYAEKVRQEKYSLDEESLKPYFEFNRVLEDGVFYTIKELYGLTMTPRPDLPVYHPDVKAYEMFDEDGTSLAIFYADYFARDGKRGGAWKSSFVDQSGLLGNKPVVVNVMNIKKAPDGEPTFVSYDEVTTMFHEMGHGTHGMLSKVKYPTLAGTKVSRDFVEFPSTFEEDWAAHPKVLANYARHYQSGEPLPKPLLDKLLKSRSFNQGFDTLEYMAAALVDLEWHSLKAGDSLKDVASFEAAALKKHGVDIEAVPPRYRSTYFAHAFPGGYSASYYAYMWSEILAADAYAYVQTQGGLNREIGMKYRKAIREVGNSVPPMEAYINFRGQEPTTDGLLERRGLK
- a CDS encoding electron transfer flavoprotein subunit alpha/FixB family protein → MSILVLAEHDNASLKLDTAKVVSAAKAIGGDIHLLVAGHNCGAVAEAAAAIDGVAKVLVADNAAYAAHLGENLAALMLDLASGYSHILAAASSMGKDALPRVAVLLDVAQLSEVVAVVDANTFVRPVYAGNALATVESLDDKKVMTVRPSAFDAAGNGGSAAIEALDKVFTAKSAFVSQELTVSERPELGSAGIIVSGGRGMGSGENFALLEKLADKLGAAVGASRAAVDAGFVPNDLQVGQTGKIVAPQLYIAVGISGAIQHLAGMKDSKVIVAINKDPEAPIFQVADYALEADLFEAVPKLIDLL
- a CDS encoding glutamine synthetase family protein, translating into MPFAKPQEAIDFLDKHPQVQHVEVFIIDPNGIPRGKLLHREEVLSMYQHGRPLPSTILGLTVQGDDVEDTGLVWEVGDADCAAFPLEGSLLLQPWRTQPTAQIQLAMHPQAGMPAAVADPRLVLSRVTEALNADGLYPVMAAEMEFFLLDQRFDTNGRPQPAMQRDGHRPSQTQVYGVLELEQLQPFLDDLYHACEVQGIPARTAISEYAPGQVEITLEHRFDVLKAMDEAVRYKRLVKGVAAKHGLQACFMAKPFGELAGNGMHMHVSMADADGNNLFASESPEGTPLLTQSIAGMMATLEDAQLLFCPNANSFRRFQSASYAPIAKTWGVNNRTVSFRVPGGPAASRHVEHRICGADANPYLAAAAILAACHHGIRHQLSPGQAIVGNGYQGEHQTLPTDWLSALCNFERSGWMKSVLGEDFHRIYAKIKRAEYQQFMAEVGQQDWQWYLTHA
- a CDS encoding peptide MFS transporter; this translates as MTTGNLPVSKTRSFMTVSLIELWERFGFYGMQALIVYFMVQRLGFEDSRANLVWSACAALIYVSPAIGGWVGDKVLGTKRTMLLGAGVLTLGYALMAVPTDNTWFLFSALGVIVVGNGLFKPNAGNLVRKIYEGDDSKIDSAFTIYYMAVNVGSTFSMLLTPWIKDYVNANYGDGFGWHAAFAVCFVGLIVGIANYMVMRHTLDEYGSEPDQLPVDKRKLMAVLGCSLLAVVASAIILEFEDVARVFVYGAGVVVLGIFVHLIRTSEESERAGLIAALVLTLQTVFFFIFYQQMSTSLALFALRNVDWDFVVAGTHLWTWSPAQFQALNPIWIMVLSPILAWVYAWGGKNNKDISIAAKFALGFAVVAAGFFIYGIAGEFAVNGKTSSWVMIWGYGSYSLGELLVSGLGLAMIARYVPERMGGFMMGAYFVASGISQYLGGVVANFASVPQGITDPLETLPIYTNLFNKLGFAALGCTLIALAVLPLMRRLTETHHSHNTAAQDS
- a CDS encoding YajD family HNH nuclease; this translates as MTQSKLDKVLAAEREYREKREGGYRERALKLYPWVCGRCAREFTHKNLSELTVHHRDHNHDNNPSDGSNWELLCLYCHDNEHSRFEELIRYGSTQEAKQESATYNPFADLKALMGNKK
- a CDS encoding thymidine kinase, translating into MAQLYFYYSAMNAGKSTSLLQSSYNYRERGMNTLVLTAAIDDRYGVGKVASRIGIKADATVFGSEDNLMDLIATHHSQQQLHCVLVDESQFLSKTQVRQLTDVVDKLDIPVLCYGLRSDFRGELFIGSQYLLAWADKLVELKTICFCGRKANMVVRRDGAGNPVRDGAQVAIGGNESYESMCRKHFSELVWD